The Flavobacterium praedii genome window below encodes:
- a CDS encoding HIT family protein: MGSIFKKIIDGEIPCYKVAEDDNFLAFLDVNPNAKGHTLCIPKQEIDKFFEIEDDLYLGLMAFSKKVAIALEKTVPCKRIGMAVIGLEVPHAHVHLIPLNEMGEMTFRHKVTMSKEEFESLAKSIQANL, from the coding sequence ATGGGTTCTATTTTTAAAAAAATAATTGATGGTGAAATTCCTTGTTACAAAGTAGCTGAGGATGATAATTTTTTAGCATTTTTGGATGTAAATCCTAATGCTAAAGGACATACACTTTGTATCCCAAAGCAAGAAATTGATAAGTTTTTTGAAATTGAAGATGATTTGTATCTTGGCTTAATGGCCTTCTCCAAAAAAGTGGCTATTGCTTTGGAAAAAACAGTTCCTTGCAAGAGAATTGGAATGGCAGTAATAGGTCTCGAAGTCCCTCATGCACATGTACACTTAATTCCATTAAATGAAATGGGAGAAATGACTTTTAGACACAAAGTGACTATGTCAAAAGAAGAATTTGAATCTTTGGCCAAAAGTATTCAAGCAAATTTGTAA